In Pasteurella multocida subsp. multocida OH4807, a genomic segment contains:
- the secF gene encoding preprotein translocase subunit SecF (COG0341 Preprotein translocase subunit SecF), whose product MSLFTDKKEPTEVGNIKLPYRLIRFMDTRKWGYLVSVFVIALSLFFIVTKGFNWGLDFTGGTVIDMSFSQPAELDKVRSTLEQSGIQGAVVQNSGSVKDIIIRLPAAMSDANIGNHIKDMLASSVDKDVVVHSIEFVGPNVGEELTQSAIYATLATLLMLLVYIGMRFEWRLAVGAVASLAHDVFVTLGFFSLFQIEVNLTFVAAILTVVGYSLNDSIVVFDRVRENMRKIRRTDVIDIINISLSQTLSRTLMTSVTTVIVVVSLLVFGGPSIHSFSVALLIGIGFGTYSSIFVAIALAYDLGLKREHMLPPKVDNDDLDDIP is encoded by the coding sequence GTGAGCTTATTTACAGATAAAAAAGAACCGACTGAAGTCGGAAATATCAAGTTACCCTACCGCTTAATTCGCTTTATGGATACGCGTAAATGGGGGTACCTTGTTTCAGTATTCGTGATCGCCTTGTCTCTCTTTTTCATTGTGACAAAAGGATTCAACTGGGGACTCGACTTTACTGGCGGAACCGTAATTGATATGAGTTTTTCACAGCCTGCAGAATTGGATAAAGTTCGCTCTACTCTAGAGCAAAGTGGTATTCAAGGTGCAGTAGTACAAAATTCTGGTAGTGTGAAAGATATCATTATCCGTTTACCTGCTGCAATGAGTGATGCTAATATCGGTAACCACATTAAAGATATGCTCGCTTCATCAGTTGATAAAGATGTGGTTGTGCATAGTATTGAGTTTGTTGGACCTAATGTTGGGGAAGAATTAACACAATCAGCTATCTATGCCACATTAGCCACCTTACTCATGCTCTTAGTGTATATTGGTATGCGCTTTGAATGGCGTTTAGCCGTAGGTGCTGTCGCGTCATTAGCTCATGACGTTTTCGTGACTCTTGGTTTCTTCTCTTTATTTCAAATTGAAGTTAACCTAACGTTCGTTGCAGCAATCTTAACAGTGGTAGGTTACTCACTCAACGATAGTATCGTTGTATTTGACCGTGTCAGAGAAAATATGCGTAAGATTAGACGTACAGATGTCATTGATATTATCAATATCTCTCTATCACAAACCTTATCAAGAACCTTAATGACTTCCGTGACTACCGTGATTGTCGTTGTGTCTTTATTAGTTTTTGGTGGTCCAAGTATCCATAGCTTCTCAGTCGCACTATTGATTGGTATTGGCTTTGGTACCTACTCTTCTATTTTCGTCGCAATCGCATTGGCCTATGATTTAGGCTTAAAACGTGAACATATGTTGCCACCGAAAGTAGACAATGACGATCTAGATGATATTCCATAA
- a CDS encoding hypothetical protein (COG3326 Predicted membrane protein) — protein MLNYLLVIFTYLAVANATAYFLMYKDKQYAIQGQWRIAQSWLLLCCFIGGFIGTHLAMQHFRHKTTLLAFKSAVIFSGIIWIVLLPILFFWLFMSSFRA, from the coding sequence ATGCTTAATTATTTGTTAGTGATATTCACTTACTTAGCGGTGGCAAATGCCACCGCTTATTTTTTGATGTATAAAGATAAACAGTATGCCATTCAAGGTCAATGGCGTATTGCACAAAGTTGGCTATTATTGTGTTGCTTTATAGGAGGATTTATTGGAACGCACTTAGCCATGCAGCACTTCCGACATAAAACAACACTGCTTGCATTTAAAAGTGCGGTCATATTTAGTGGAATAATATGGATTGTTTTGTTGCCTATACTGTTTTTCTGGTTGTTTATGAGCTCTTTTAGGGCATGA
- the glyA gene encoding serine hydroxymethyltransferase (COG0112 Glycine/serine hydroxymethyltransferase), with the protein MLKRSMNIADYDPVLWQAIQDENRRQEEHIELIASENYASPRVMEAQGSQFTNKYAEGYPGKRYYGGCEYADIVEQLAIDRAKELFDADYVNVQPHSGSQANAAVYGALLQPHDTILGMSLAHGGHLTHGASVSFSGKIYNAVQYGITADGLIDYEDVRQKALECKPKMIVAGFSAYSQVVDWAKMREIADEVGAYLFVDMAHVAGLIAAGVYPSPLPHAHIVTTTTHKTLGGPRGGLILSAAKDEELYKKLQSSVFPANQGGPLVHVIAAKAVCFKEALEPEYKEYQKQVLKNAKAMVEVFKQRGYNVVSNGTENHLFLVDLVSHGLTGKAADAALGSANITVNKNAVPNDPQKPFVTSGIRVGTPSITRRGFKEAESAELAGWMCDVLDAMGKDNEAQVIAETKEKVLAICKRLPVYA; encoded by the coding sequence ATGTTAAAAAGAAGTATGAACATCGCTGATTACGATCCGGTTTTATGGCAAGCAATTCAAGACGAAAATCGTCGTCAAGAAGAACATATTGAATTAATCGCATCTGAAAACTATGCAAGCCCACGTGTAATGGAAGCGCAAGGTTCTCAATTCACTAATAAATACGCAGAAGGTTACCCAGGCAAACGTTATTACGGTGGTTGTGAGTATGCGGATATCGTTGAACAATTAGCGATTGATCGTGCGAAAGAATTATTTGATGCAGACTATGTGAACGTACAACCTCACTCTGGTTCACAAGCAAACGCTGCTGTTTATGGTGCACTATTACAGCCACACGACACTATTTTAGGGATGAGCCTTGCTCACGGTGGTCACTTAACGCACGGTGCATCAGTAAGCTTCTCTGGTAAAATCTATAACGCAGTTCAATACGGTATCACTGCTGATGGTTTAATCGATTATGAAGATGTTCGCCAAAAAGCATTAGAGTGCAAACCAAAAATGATTGTGGCAGGCTTCTCTGCGTACTCTCAAGTAGTTGATTGGGCGAAAATGCGTGAAATCGCTGATGAAGTGGGTGCTTATCTTTTCGTTGATATGGCGCACGTTGCGGGCCTTATCGCAGCAGGCGTTTACCCAAGCCCATTACCACACGCACACATCGTAACAACGACAACGCACAAAACATTAGGTGGCCCACGTGGTGGTTTAATCCTTTCTGCGGCGAAAGATGAAGAACTTTATAAAAAATTACAAAGCTCTGTATTCCCAGCGAACCAAGGTGGCCCATTAGTTCACGTAATCGCAGCAAAAGCAGTTTGCTTTAAAGAAGCACTTGAGCCTGAATACAAAGAGTATCAAAAACAAGTACTTAAAAATGCCAAAGCGATGGTGGAAGTGTTCAAACAACGTGGTTACAACGTAGTATCAAACGGCACTGAAAACCACTTGTTCTTAGTGGACTTAGTGAGCCACGGTTTAACAGGTAAAGCAGCTGATGCGGCATTAGGTAGCGCAAACATTACTGTTAACAAAAATGCAGTACCAAATGACCCACAAAAACCATTTGTGACTTCAGGTATTCGTGTAGGTACGCCTTCAATTACACGTCGTGGCTTCAAAGAAGCTGAATCTGCAGAATTAGCGGGTTGGATGTGCGATGTGTTAGATGCAATGGGTAAAGACAACGAAGCACAAGTGATTGCAGAAACAAAAGAGAAAGTATTAGCAATTTGTAAACGTCTTCCAGTTTATGCTTAA
- a CDS encoding phosphoribosylamine--glycine ligase (COG0151 Phosphoribosylamine-glycine ligase) encodes MNILIIGNGGREHALAWKVAQSPLADKVFVAPGNAGTALENKVENVAISATDVEKLVAFAQENQIGLTIVGPEAPLVIGIVDAFRAAGLKIFGPTKAAAQLEGSKAFTKDFLARHKIPTAEYQNFTEVEPALAYLREKGAPIVVKADGLAAGKGVIVAMTLEEAEAAVKDMLSGNAFGEAGSRVVIEEFLDGEEASFIVMVDGKNVEPMATSQDHKRVGENDTGLNTGGMGAYSPAPVVTAEIHDRIMQEVIYPTVNGMAAEGNVYTGFLYAGLMIMPNGQPKVIEFNCRFGDPETQPIMLRLESDLVELCLAACEGKLDEKKSQWCEKASLGIVLAAEGYPGDYRKGDEITGIESAVENQKVFLAGVENKDGKLVTNGGRVVCVTALGDSVYDAQQQALVLAEKVKWTGRFYRRDIGYRAVAREQQ; translated from the coding sequence ATGAACATTCTCATCATCGGAAATGGCGGTCGTGAACACGCATTGGCTTGGAAAGTTGCACAATCTCCATTAGCAGATAAAGTATTTGTCGCACCAGGTAATGCGGGGACTGCATTAGAAAATAAAGTGGAAAACGTTGCAATTTCTGCGACCGATGTCGAAAAATTAGTGGCGTTTGCACAAGAAAATCAAATCGGCTTAACTATTGTTGGGCCAGAAGCACCGTTAGTGATTGGTATTGTCGATGCATTTCGTGCGGCGGGTTTGAAAATTTTCGGACCAACGAAAGCAGCTGCACAATTGGAAGGTTCAAAAGCCTTTACGAAAGATTTTTTAGCTCGTCATAAAATCCCAACGGCAGAATATCAAAACTTTACTGAAGTTGAGCCAGCCCTTGCGTATTTACGTGAAAAAGGTGCACCAATTGTCGTGAAAGCGGACGGTTTAGCAGCAGGAAAAGGCGTGATCGTGGCGATGACTTTAGAAGAGGCAGAAGCAGCAGTGAAAGATATGCTTTCAGGCAATGCTTTTGGTGAAGCGGGTAGTCGTGTTGTTATTGAAGAATTTTTAGACGGCGAAGAAGCCAGTTTCATTGTGATGGTGGACGGTAAAAACGTTGAACCTATGGCAACTAGTCAAGACCATAAACGTGTGGGTGAAAATGACACTGGTTTAAATACCGGTGGTATGGGTGCCTATTCGCCAGCACCAGTTGTGACTGCTGAAATTCACGATCGCATTATGCAAGAAGTGATTTATCCAACAGTAAATGGAATGGCAGCAGAAGGGAATGTGTACACGGGTTTCCTTTACGCTGGCTTGATGATTATGCCAAATGGCCAACCAAAAGTGATCGAGTTTAACTGCCGTTTCGGTGATCCTGAAACTCAACCAATTATGTTGCGTTTAGAGTCAGATTTAGTTGAGCTTTGCCTTGCCGCTTGCGAAGGTAAATTAGATGAGAAAAAATCACAGTGGTGTGAGAAAGCTTCACTTGGGATTGTCCTTGCTGCAGAAGGTTACCCAGGTGATTACCGTAAAGGTGATGAGATCACTGGCATTGAAAGTGCGGTCGAAAATCAAAAAGTTTTCTTAGCTGGCGTAGAAAACAAAGACGGTAAATTAGTCACCAATGGCGGACGTGTGGTTTGTGTGACTGCTTTGGGCGATAGCGTTTATGATGCACAACAACAAGCATTAGTGTTAGCAGAAAAAGTGAAATGGACAGGTCGTTTCTATCGTCGTGATATTGGTTATCGTGCGGTTGCAAGAGAACAACAATAA
- the purH gene encoding bifunctional phosphoribosylaminoimidazolecarboxamide formyltransferase/IMP cyclohydrolase (COG0138 AICAR transformylase/IMP cyclohydrolase PurH (only IMP cyclohydrolase domain in Aful)), whose amino-acid sequence MQPNRPIRQALLSVSDKAGIVEFAQGLVQRGVKLLSTGGTAKLLADSGLPVTEVSDYTGFPEMMDGRVKTLHPKVHGGILGRRGTDDEVMNQHGIEGIDMVVVNLYPFAATVAKPNCTLEDAVENIDIGGPTMVRSAAKNHKYVAIVVNNNDFNAILAEMDQNQNSLTLETRFDLAIKAFEHTAQYDSMIANYFGQLVKPYFVADEEDAEAKCGQFPRTLNLNFIRKQTMRYGENGHQKAAFYVEKEVKEASVSTAKQLQGKALSYNNIADTEAALECVKSFDEPACVIVKHANPCGVALGADILEAYNRAYQTDPTSAFGGIIAFNRQLDATTAQTIIDRQFVEVIIAPTVAAEAKELLKAKKNVRVLECGEWATAEQRLDFKRVNGGLLVQESDLGMVDLADLKVVSKRQPTEQELKDLLFCWKVAKFVKSNAIVYAKDNQTIGIGAGQMSRVYSAKIAGIKAQDEGLEVAGCVMASDAFFPFRDGIDAAAKVGIQCVIHPGGSMRDQEVIDAADEHNMVMVLTGMRHFRH is encoded by the coding sequence ATGCAACCTAATCGTCCTATTCGTCAAGCATTATTAAGCGTTTCTGATAAAGCAGGCATCGTTGAATTTGCTCAAGGCTTAGTTCAACGTGGTGTGAAATTACTTTCAACTGGTGGAACAGCAAAATTACTCGCTGATAGCGGTTTACCTGTGACAGAGGTGTCTGATTATACAGGTTTCCCAGAAATGATGGATGGGCGTGTAAAAACTTTACACCCAAAAGTACACGGTGGCATTTTAGGGCGTCGTGGTACAGATGATGAAGTGATGAACCAACACGGTATCGAAGGGATCGATATGGTTGTGGTGAATTTATATCCTTTCGCAGCAACAGTGGCTAAACCAAACTGCACCTTAGAAGATGCGGTGGAAAACATTGATATCGGTGGCCCAACAATGGTGCGTTCTGCAGCGAAAAACCATAAATATGTTGCGATTGTGGTAAATAATAACGATTTTAATGCTATTCTTGCTGAAATGGATCAAAACCAAAACAGCTTAACGTTAGAAACCCGTTTTGATCTTGCAATTAAAGCGTTTGAGCATACCGCTCAATACGACTCGATGATCGCAAACTATTTTGGTCAATTAGTAAAACCTTATTTTGTGGCTGACGAAGAAGATGCAGAAGCGAAGTGCGGTCAATTCCCACGTACTTTAAACTTAAACTTCATTCGTAAGCAAACAATGCGTTACGGTGAAAATGGTCACCAAAAAGCCGCATTTTATGTAGAAAAAGAAGTGAAAGAAGCTTCTGTTTCAACCGCAAAACAATTACAAGGTAAAGCCCTTTCTTATAACAATATCGCAGACACAGAGGCAGCACTGGAATGCGTGAAAAGTTTCGATGAGCCCGCTTGTGTTATCGTAAAACACGCAAACCCTTGTGGCGTGGCGTTAGGTGCAGATATTTTAGAAGCCTATAATCGTGCTTATCAAACAGATCCAACTTCTGCATTCGGTGGCATTATTGCATTCAACCGTCAGTTAGACGCAACAACGGCACAAACCATTATTGATCGTCAATTCGTTGAAGTGATCATTGCACCAACAGTTGCAGCAGAAGCAAAAGAATTATTAAAAGCGAAGAAAAACGTGCGTGTACTTGAATGTGGTGAATGGGCAACTGCTGAGCAGCGTTTAGATTTCAAACGTGTGAACGGTGGCTTGTTAGTGCAAGAAAGCGATTTAGGTATGGTTGATTTAGCTGACTTAAAAGTGGTGAGCAAACGTCAACCAACAGAACAAGAATTAAAAGATTTATTATTCTGCTGGAAAGTCGCGAAATTCGTGAAATCCAATGCGATTGTGTACGCAAAAGATAACCAAACCATCGGTATTGGTGCAGGTCAAATGAGCCGTGTATATTCAGCGAAAATCGCTGGTATCAAAGCACAAGATGAAGGTTTAGAAGTAGCAGGTTGCGTAATGGCATCTGATGCATTCTTCCCATTCCGTGATGGTATTGATGCAGCTGCGAAAGTCGGTATTCAATGTGTAATCCACCCAGGTGGTTCAATGCGTGATCAAGAAGTGATTGATGCAGCAGATGAGCATAATATGGTGATGGTGTTGACGGGAATGCGTCATTTTAGACATTAA
- the dipZ gene encoding thiol:disulfide interchange protein precursor (COG4232 Thiol:disulfide interchange protein), which yields MLLFLSTLAAQAGVFDKRPVFLNADQAFIFSSTQQAETVQLHWLIAENYYLYQRTFEIKANNLDIGEWHFPIAETYQDDFFGEVKIYRNEVSLQIPVSNIAPDATFEVSYQGCTIGFCYPPETKILPVKSVMTPVAERTVQAHTGSLLVAEQDRLAESLFQSKYAVFWFFLLGLGLAFTPCVLPVLPLLSAIVIGGQIRPNTLRALTLSFVYVQGMALTYTLLGLIVAAIGLPFQVALQSPYVLLTLSVIFVLLALSMFGLFTLQLPTSLQTKLTQYSQQQKRGAFGGVFVMGMIAGLVASPCTSAPLSGALLYVAQSGDLFTGAITLYLLALGMGTPLILITVFGNKILPKSGNWMIQVKNAFGFVLLALPVFLVSRVFPEIEGHLWFTLAIGFALWLLFQLRNYKWVWLVVFIGLVLAKLFSVPLHQWFLSESAVQKSQISQHVQFRQMKTYDELQQTLQANPKSMAMLDLYADWCVACKEFEKYTFTDALVQKEFEDILLLQVDMTKNSDANRELMQKLQVIGLPTIIFFDKQGSELEGSRVTGFMQAKPFVDWLQKIKPTH from the coding sequence TTGTTGCTTTTCCTGAGCACGTTAGCCGCACAAGCGGGTGTGTTTGATAAACGCCCTGTGTTTTTAAATGCGGATCAAGCATTTATTTTTTCTAGTACACAACAAGCGGAGACCGTGCAATTGCATTGGTTAATTGCGGAGAATTATTATTTATATCAGCGCACTTTCGAGATAAAAGCAAATAATCTAGACATTGGCGAATGGCATTTCCCAATTGCTGAAACCTATCAAGATGATTTTTTTGGTGAAGTGAAAATTTACCGGAATGAAGTTTCTTTACAGATACCTGTATCAAACATCGCACCAGATGCGACATTTGAAGTGAGTTATCAAGGTTGTACGATTGGCTTTTGTTATCCTCCAGAAACAAAGATTCTTCCAGTTAAGTCTGTTATGACACCAGTAGCAGAGAGAACGGTGCAAGCCCATACGGGTTCTTTGCTGGTAGCAGAACAGGATCGTTTAGCTGAAAGCCTGTTTCAAAGTAAATATGCTGTATTTTGGTTCTTTTTATTGGGATTGGGTTTAGCATTTACACCTTGCGTATTGCCAGTGTTGCCATTGCTTTCTGCCATTGTGATCGGTGGGCAAATTAGACCAAACACCTTACGTGCATTAACGTTAAGTTTCGTCTATGTACAAGGAATGGCACTGACTTACACTTTGCTTGGCTTGATTGTTGCGGCAATCGGTTTGCCTTTCCAAGTGGCATTGCAAAGCCCTTATGTTTTACTTACGTTGTCAGTGATTTTTGTCCTTTTAGCGTTATCAATGTTTGGTTTATTTACCTTACAGCTACCAACAAGCTTACAAACCAAATTAACTCAATATAGCCAACAGCAAAAGCGCGGTGCATTTGGTGGCGTTTTTGTAATGGGAATGATTGCAGGTTTAGTCGCCTCACCTTGTACTTCCGCGCCACTTTCAGGGGCATTGCTTTATGTGGCTCAAAGCGGGGATTTATTTACGGGGGCAATTACCTTGTATTTGCTTGCGTTAGGAATGGGCACGCCATTAATCCTCATCACCGTATTTGGTAATAAAATTTTACCAAAATCAGGCAACTGGATGATTCAAGTGAAAAATGCTTTTGGTTTTGTATTGTTAGCCTTACCTGTCTTTTTAGTTTCGCGAGTTTTCCCTGAAATTGAAGGGCATTTATGGTTTACCTTAGCCATTGGTTTTGCTTTGTGGCTGTTATTTCAGTTACGCAATTATAAGTGGGTTTGGCTTGTTGTGTTTATCGGCTTGGTTCTTGCAAAACTTTTCTCTGTGCCTTTACATCAATGGTTTTTGAGTGAAAGTGCGGTGCAAAAATCACAAATTTCACAGCATGTACAATTCAGGCAAATGAAAACGTATGACGAGTTGCAACAGACCTTGCAAGCAAATCCCAAATCCATGGCTATGTTAGATTTATATGCAGATTGGTGTGTGGCTTGTAAAGAGTTTGAAAAATACACCTTTACTGATGCATTAGTACAAAAAGAATTTGAAGATATTTTACTGTTACAAGTGGATATGACTAAAAATAGCGATGCGAATCGTGAGTTAATGCAAAAGCTACAAGTGATTGGGTTACCCACTATTATTTTCTTTGATAAACAAGGCAGTGAACTTGAAGGTTCAAGAGTTACAGGCTTTATGCAAGCAAAACCATTTGTAGATTGGTTGCAGAAAATTAAACCTACACACTGA
- a CDS encoding two-component response regulator (COG0745 Response regulators consisting of a CheY-like receiver domain and a winged-helix DNA-binding domain): MGTPQILIVEDEAITRNTLKSIFEAEGYEVFEAADGAQMHRILSNKVINLVIMDINLPGKNGLMLARELRETTNTALMFLTGRDNEVDKILGLEIGADDYITKPFNPRELTIRARNLLQRTMQENTKDATQTVEHYRFNGWTLDLNSRTLINPEGEEYKLPRSEFRAMLHFCENPGKIQTREELLKKMTGRELKPQDRTVDVTIRRIRKHFEDHPNTPEIITTIHGEGYRFCGELE, from the coding sequence ATGGGAACGCCACAAATTTTAATTGTTGAAGACGAAGCAATCACCAGAAATACATTAAAAAGTATTTTTGAAGCTGAGGGTTATGAAGTATTTGAGGCGGCAGATGGTGCACAGATGCACCGTATTCTGTCTAATAAAGTCATTAATCTTGTCATCATGGACATTAACTTACCAGGCAAAAATGGATTGATGCTTGCACGCGAATTACGTGAAACCACCAATACTGCCTTAATGTTCTTAACGGGACGTGATAATGAAGTCGACAAGATTCTCGGTCTTGAAATCGGTGCAGATGACTATATTACCAAACCATTTAATCCGAGAGAATTAACCATTCGTGCACGCAATCTACTACAACGCACTATGCAAGAAAATACTAAAGATGCCACACAAACCGTTGAGCATTATCGTTTCAATGGTTGGACCTTAGATCTCAATAGTCGTACGTTGATCAACCCAGAAGGAGAAGAGTACAAGCTCCCACGTAGCGAATTTCGTGCAATGTTACATTTCTGTGAGAACCCTGGTAAAATTCAAACACGCGAAGAATTATTGAAAAAAATGACTGGACGAGAATTAAAACCACAAGATCGTACTGTCGATGTGACTATCCGTCGTATTCGCAAACATTTTGAAGATCACCCAAATACACCCGAAATTATCACCACCATCCACGGCGAAGGTTATCGCTTCTGCGGTGAATTAGAATAA
- a CDS encoding UbiD family decarboxylase (COG0043 3-polyprenyl-4-hydroxybenzoate decarboxylase and related decarboxylases), whose product MKYKDLRDFLDLLEQRGELKRITQEVDPYLEMTEIADRTLRAGGPALLFENPKGFDIPVLCNLFGTPKRVAMGMGQEEVSSLRDVGKLLAFLKEPEPPKGFKDFLSSIPQFKQVLNMPTKVLGKADCQQVVLKGGEVDLYQLPIMQCWKDDVAPLVTWGLTITKGPLKKRQNLGIYRQQLIAKNKLIMRWLSHRGGALDFQEWKETHPGEPFPVSVALGADPATILGAVTPVPDTLSEYAFAGLLRGTKTAVVKSVSNDLEVPASAEIVLEGYIDPNETALEGPYGDHTGYYNEQEYFPVFTVTHITMRKDPIYHSTYTGRPPDEPAVLGEALNEVFIPILQKQFPEIVDFYLPPEGCSYRLAVVTIKKQYAGHAKRVMMGVWSFLRQFMYTKFVIVCDDDVNARDWKDVIWAITTRCDPARDLTLVENTPIDYLDFASPIAGLGSKMGIDATNKWAGETQREWGVPIKKDPDVVKRVDEMWHSLGILDEDSTA is encoded by the coding sequence ATGAAATATAAAGATTTGCGTGATTTTTTAGACTTATTAGAACAGCGAGGAGAGCTGAAACGGATTACACAAGAAGTGGATCCTTATTTAGAAATGACCGAAATTGCGGACCGCACACTGCGTGCAGGGGGGCCTGCATTATTATTTGAAAATCCGAAAGGCTTTGATATTCCCGTCTTATGTAATTTATTTGGGACACCGAAACGTGTTGCAATGGGAATGGGGCAAGAAGAAGTTTCTTCTTTACGTGATGTTGGTAAATTGCTGGCTTTTTTGAAAGAGCCAGAGCCACCAAAAGGGTTCAAAGATTTTCTTTCAAGTATTCCTCAATTTAAGCAAGTCTTAAATATGCCGACCAAAGTATTGGGGAAAGCAGATTGTCAGCAAGTTGTACTCAAAGGTGGAGAGGTTGACTTATACCAATTGCCGATTATGCAATGTTGGAAAGATGATGTTGCTCCTTTAGTGACATGGGGATTAACGATTACGAAAGGACCTTTGAAAAAACGTCAAAATTTAGGCATTTATCGTCAGCAGTTAATTGCGAAAAATAAGTTGATTATGCGTTGGCTTTCACATCGTGGTGGAGCATTAGATTTTCAAGAATGGAAAGAAACGCATCCAGGTGAGCCTTTCCCCGTGTCTGTTGCATTAGGCGCCGATCCAGCTACGATTTTAGGGGCAGTGACCCCCGTGCCAGATACGTTATCAGAATATGCTTTTGCAGGCCTATTACGTGGGACAAAAACTGCGGTGGTAAAATCCGTGAGTAACGATTTGGAAGTGCCTGCTAGCGCAGAAATTGTGTTGGAAGGATATATTGATCCAAATGAGACCGCACTTGAAGGCCCTTATGGCGACCATACTGGCTACTATAATGAACAGGAATATTTTCCTGTTTTTACTGTAACGCATATCACAATGCGTAAAGATCCGATTTATCATTCAACTTACACTGGGCGTCCACCAGATGAACCTGCAGTATTAGGTGAGGCGTTAAATGAAGTCTTTATTCCTATTTTACAAAAACAATTCCCGGAAATTGTGGACTTTTATTTACCGCCAGAGGGATGTTCGTATCGTTTAGCTGTTGTCACGATTAAGAAACAATATGCGGGACATGCGAAACGCGTCATGATGGGTGTCTGGTCTTTCTTGCGTCAATTTATGTACACCAAGTTTGTGATTGTGTGTGATGACGATGTGAATGCGCGTGATTGGAAAGATGTGATTTGGGCCATCACGACGCGTTGCGATCCTGCACGTGATTTGACCTTAGTAGAAAATACGCCGATCGATTACTTGGACTTTGCCTCACCAATAGCGGGATTAGGTTCAAAAATGGGGATTGATGCCACAAATAAATGGGCTGGCGAAACACAACGTGAATGGGGGGTGCCAATTAAGAAAGATCCCGATGTCGTGAAGCGCGTGGACGAAATGTGGCACAGTTTAGGGATTCTTGATGAAGACTCTACTGCATAA
- the smpB gene encoding SsrA-binding protein (COG0691 tmRNA-binding protein) has product MTKKKTKVASNTIALNKRARHDYFIEDEIEAGLSLQGWEVKSMRAGKANISDSYIIFKNGEAYLFGATIQPLSLASTHIVCDPTRTRKLLLNQKELASLFGKANRDGYTIVALSLYWKGAWAKIKIGLAKGKKQHDKREDIKEREWKVTKDRIMKNAQIR; this is encoded by the coding sequence ATGACAAAGAAAAAAACTAAAGTCGCGTCCAATACCATTGCTCTAAATAAACGAGCAAGACACGACTACTTTATTGAAGATGAAATTGAAGCGGGGCTATCATTGCAGGGCTGGGAAGTCAAATCGATGCGTGCAGGTAAGGCAAATATTAGCGATAGCTATATCATTTTTAAAAATGGAGAAGCCTATTTATTCGGTGCCACAATTCAACCACTTAGCCTTGCCTCAACTCACATTGTGTGTGATCCGACACGCACTCGTAAACTATTGTTAAACCAAAAAGAGTTAGCCTCTTTATTTGGCAAAGCGAATCGAGATGGTTATACCATCGTTGCTCTCTCACTTTATTGGAAAGGGGCTTGGGCAAAAATCAAGATTGGTTTAGCCAAAGGTAAAAAACAACATGATAAACGCGAAGATATCAAAGAACGCGAATGGAAGGTTACCAAAGATCGCATTATGAAAAACGCACAAATCAGATAA
- a CDS encoding protein MopI (COG3585 Molybdopterin-binding protein): MKISARNQLKGKVVALEKGAVNAVVSIDIGAGNVITSTISLASAEELKLAVGKEAYAIIKATSVMVGVE; the protein is encoded by the coding sequence ATGAAAATCAGTGCAAGAAACCAATTAAAAGGTAAAGTTGTCGCTTTAGAGAAAGGTGCGGTGAACGCCGTTGTCAGCATCGATATCGGTGCTGGTAACGTGATTACTTCAACGATTTCTCTCGCTTCAGCAGAAGAGTTAAAACTAGCGGTGGGTAAAGAAGCGTATGCAATTATCAAAGCGACCTCAGTGATGGTTGGTGTAGAATAA